The Streptomyces pratensis genomic interval CGACTACGACATGCTGGGCACCAGCGCGATGAACGCTCCGTTCGATCCGCTGCTCAACCACCTCGCCCTCGGTTACGAGGTCGGCCTGCACGTGGTCGTCTCCCGTTCCGCCGCAGGCGCGGGACGAGGCCTGGGTGACCCCATGCTGCGCCGCATGCAGGAGGTCAACACCCCGACGCTCCTGCTGTCGTGCCCGCCGTCGGAAGGCTTCATCCTGGGCAGCATCAAGGGACGCAACCTGCCTCCGGGCAGGGGTACGCGAGTCACACGCCGAAAGCAGATCCAGATGCAGACGGCGGTGCTGGAGGACGCGGAGTCGTAGAGGGGCGGCGGGACGAGAGGCCGGCTCCGGGCGCCACGGAACGCCCGGACCGGCCGGGGGAGCGCCTGATCAGGGGCCCTCTGGACGGTGCAGGTCCGTGCTCGACCGGCCTGACCGGCAGACGGCCGGGCCCCCGCAGCTCACCCTTCAGCGCCCGGCGTGCGTGGCCTGCACGACGGGCCGGCCGCCTGCGTGGCCGCCCGTCGGGGGGAACCGGACCGTGGCGGGGCCGCCGGGTCGCTGCGAGCCGTCAGCTGCCCGCCTGAGGGCCGAAGTGAGCCGTCAGCTGCCCGCCGGGCGCCAGTTCCGTGCACGTCCGCGCGGGATCACCACCGCGCCCGCCGCCACCAGCAGCACCAGCCCGCCGCCCAGGGCCGCCACCACCAGGGCGCGGGTGCGCGGCTCCGTCGCCGGCGGGGGCGGGACAACCGCTCGTTCCGGCTGGGGCGTACGGCCCTTGGCGCCCGTCAGTACGGTCGTCAGGGCGGCGTACGGGTCGAGCCGTGGCGGTGCCGCCGGGTACGCCGCCTTCGTCAGCCGACGCGACACCTCGGCGGCCGTCAGGTCCGGGTAGCGCGCCCGCACCAGCGCCGCCGCCCCCGCGACGTGTGCGGCGGCGAACGAGGAGCCCGAGCCGATGAAGTGGCCCGCGCCCTTCGGGCCGATGCTCACCACCGCGTCGCCGGGCGCGGCCAGGTCCGCTCCGCTCACCAGGGGTGCGTCGGTGGGCCGTCCTCCGTCCGGGCCGTAGTCCATCACGGCGAGCACGCCCGGCGCCGACGCGGGCCAGTACCAGGGCGCGGGCTCCGTGTTCCTCGGCAGCGCGTCCGGTGCCACCGGGGCCACCACCAGCGCGTCCTTGCCGCTCGCGTACGCGACCGCGTCCGTCAGCTGTGACTTGCCGCTGTCCAGGGCCGCGGCGACGTAGATGACGGAGGCGCCCTCGTCCGCCGCCTGGCGTATTCCGTCGGCGACCTGGCCCACCGTGGTCTCGCCGCGCTCGCCCGTGCCCCGTACGGCCAGAATCCGTGTCCGTGGCGCCAGCCCCGCAGGGCCTCCGTCGTCGCCGGGCGTCGCCGCGATCAGCCCGGCCGCGAACGTACCGTGCCCGACGCAGTCCTCGCCGGCCTGCCCGAGCGCCGTCACCCGTCCCGACAGCGCGGGCGCACCCTCGGCGACTCCCGTGTCCACGACCGCCACCGTCGTCCCTTCGCCCTGGGAGAGCGACCTCGCGCGGGTCACGCCCAGAGCCCTCAGCGTCCAGGGCTCGGCCCTGGCCTTCTCGCTCGAGACCGAGGCGCAGTTCTCGTCCTCCGCGAGGACGGAGCGCACGACCGGCAGGCTCACGGAGTCGGCCGTGGCGGGCACGGCCGAGAGGGCACCCGCCGCGGTGGCGGTCACGGTCATCAGCAGGGTGGTGGCCACGGCCGAGGCCCGGGGGCGGCGGCGGGAGCGAACTCGTGCACGGGGCATGGCGCGCATGATAGGCGCCGTATGTGACGGGGCGTCGAGCGGGACGGGCCGTGCACGTAGGACGGACGCGGCGAGATGCACGCACGGCCCTCACGACGACCGGCCACGGGTCCACGCTCGGGGCGCGCCGACCGTAGGTCCTGCGCGATGTGACGTGCCGTACAGTGGCGCTCGGCACACCGTCCGGCGCGCCACCGCGACGGCCCGCCGCCTCTGCGGACTCATCGTGCACTCGTCAGAACTCACCTGATCCTGTCCGAACTCGCCGGTCCCTCCTGGAACATCGCCGCACAGGTCCCGTAGCCTTCATCGCGTGCGCACAGCCGTACGTACCCGGACGTGGAACAGTCCCCTGTCGGCCCCCTGGGTGGGAGAGGCACGTGGCGGCGGCACCACAAGGAGGAGGATCGAGCGTGTCACGGCAGTTGCTCAGGGTCGGGTCGGGACAACCGGACAGCTTCCGGACGATCAGCGATGCCCTGGACAAGGCACGCACGGGTGCGGTGATCCGGGTTCACCCCGGCCGCTACCCGGAGAATCTCACGGTCAGGACACGGGTCACCATCGTCGCGGACGGCGAGCCGGGCAGCGTCGAGATCTGCCCGCGCAAGGGCACCGCGGTCATCCTCGTCGCCGACGCCGTCATGCTCACCGACCTCACCCTGCGAGGCGGTAACGAGGACCTGCCGGTGGTCGACGCGCCGCGAGGCCAGGTCGCGATGGACGGCTGTACCGTCATCGGCTCCGGCTGGGCGGCCGTCCTGGCCCGCGAGTCGGGCTCGGTGGCCATGCGCGACTGCCGGGTCAGCAACCCGAAGGGCGCCGGGGTCGTGGACTCCGCGCCCACGGGCAGCGTCGTCGCCGGTTGTCTCATCGAGAACCTCGGTACCTCCGGCGTCGTCATCGGCGCGGAGGCCCGGACGACCGT includes:
- a CDS encoding S8 family serine peptidase, which gives rise to MRAMPRARVRSRRRPRASAVATTLLMTVTATAAGALSAVPATADSVSLPVVRSVLAEDENCASVSSEKARAEPWTLRALGVTRARSLSQGEGTTVAVVDTGVAEGAPALSGRVTALGQAGEDCVGHGTFAAGLIAATPGDDGGPAGLAPRTRILAVRGTGERGETTVGQVADGIRQAADEGASVIYVAAALDSGKSQLTDAVAYASGKDALVVAPVAPDALPRNTEPAPWYWPASAPGVLAVMDYGPDGGRPTDAPLVSGADLAAPGDAVVSIGPKGAGHFIGSGSSFAAAHVAGAAALVRARYPDLTAAEVSRRLTKAAYPAAPPRLDPYAALTTVLTGAKGRTPQPERAVVPPPPATEPRTRALVVAALGGGLVLLVAAGAVVIPRGRARNWRPAGS